A section of the Oncorhynchus gorbuscha isolate QuinsamMale2020 ecotype Even-year linkage group LG06, OgorEven_v1.0, whole genome shotgun sequence genome encodes:
- the LOC124037178 gene encoding homeobox protein EMX2 isoform X2 → MFQPTPKRCFTIESLVAKDNPLPVSRSEEPIRPAALSYANSSQMNPFLNGFHSSGRGVYSNPDLVFAEAVSHHNNSGVPVHSVPPPHALAHPLSSSHSPHPLFASQQRDPSTFYPWLIHRYRYLGHRFQGKSVVSEPKN, encoded by the exons ATGTTTCAACCTACACCGAAGAGGTGTTTTACCATAGAATCGTTGGTAGCGAAGGATAATCCTCTACCAGTTTCGAGGTCAGAGGAACCCATACGACCAGCGGCTCTGAGCTATGCAAACTCCAGCCAGATGAATCCATTTCTGAACGGGTTTCATTCCAGCGGCAGGGGCGTCTACTCTAATCCGGACTTGGTGTTTGCTGAGGCGGTCTCACATCATAACAACTCCGGTGTCCCAGTTCATTCGGTGCCTCCTCCACACGCTTTGGCTCACCCACTTTCGTCCTCGCATAGTCCGCACCCTCTTTTTGCCAGCCAGCAAAGGGACCCCTCTACTTTTTACCCATGGCTAATACATAGATATAGGTACTTGGGTCACAGATTCCAAG GTAAAAGTGTGGTTTCAGAACCGAAGAACTAA
- the LOC124037178 gene encoding homeobox protein EMX2 isoform X1 yields MFQPTPKRCFTIESLVAKDNPLPVSRSEEPIRPAALSYANSSQMNPFLNGFHSSGRGVYSNPDLVFAEAVSHHNNSGVPVHSVPPPHALAHPLSSSHSPHPLFASQQRDPSTFYPWLIHRYRYLGHRFQGNETSPESFLLHNALARKPKRIRTAFSPSQLLRLEHAFEKNHYVVGAERKQLAHTLSLTETQVKVWFQNRRTKFKRQKLEEEGSDSQQKKKGTHHINRWRLATKQGSGSPEEIDVTSDD; encoded by the exons ATGTTTCAACCTACACCGAAGAGGTGTTTTACCATAGAATCGTTGGTAGCGAAGGATAATCCTCTACCAGTTTCGAGGTCAGAGGAACCCATACGACCAGCGGCTCTGAGCTATGCAAACTCCAGCCAGATGAATCCATTTCTGAACGGGTTTCATTCCAGCGGCAGGGGCGTCTACTCTAATCCGGACTTGGTGTTTGCTGAGGCGGTCTCACATCATAACAACTCCGGTGTCCCAGTTCATTCGGTGCCTCCTCCACACGCTTTGGCTCACCCACTTTCGTCCTCGCATAGTCCGCACCCTCTTTTTGCCAGCCAGCAAAGGGACCCCTCTACTTTTTACCCATGGCTAATACATAGATATAGGTACTTGGGTCACAGATTCCAAG GTAACGAAACAAGCCCGGAGAGCTTCCTTTTGCACAATGCATTGGCCAGAAAGCCCAAAAGAATTCGGACAGCTTTTTCACCTTCGCAACTTCTGCGGCTTGAGCACGCATTTGAAAAAAACCATTACGTCGTAGGTGCAGAACGAAAACAGCTTGCGCACACCCTTAGCCTCACAGAAACTCAG GTAAAAGTGTGGTTTCAGAACCGAAGAACTAAGTTTAAACGGCAAAAGTTGGAGGAGGAGGGTTCAGATTCGCAACAGAAGAAGAAGGGGACCCATCACATAAACCGATGGAGACTTGCAACAAAACAAGGATCGGGAAGTCCCGAGGAAATTGACGTCACTTCAGACGATTAA